The Mesobacillus boroniphilus region GTTCATTTTATCAGGTCAACCCTGAACAGACAAAGGTGCTTTACGACAAAGCGCTTGAATACGCAGGACTGACTGGTGAAGAATCCGTCATTGACGCCTATTGCGGCATCGGCACGATCTCGTTATTTTTAGCGCAAAAAGCCAAGAAGGTATTCGGCGTCGAAATCGTTCCCGAAGCCATCGAAGACGCCAAACGAAACGCCGAACTGAACGGTATCACCAACGCCGAATTCGCAGTCGGTGAAGCTGAAACAGTCATTCCAGCCTGGTACGAAGAAGGAAACAGCGCAGACGTTTTAGTCGTAGATCCTCCACGCAAAGGCTGCGACGAAGCCTTGCTGCAGACCATTATTGATATGAAACCAAAGAAAGTTGTGTACGTATCATGCAACCCAGCCACCCTGGCCAGAGATTTGCGAATTCTTGAAGATGGCGGGTATAAGACAGTTGAAGTACAGCCAGTTGATATGTTTCCGCAGACGACGCATTGTGAAGCGGTAGCGAAGATTGTACTTGCATAATTTGGAGAGCCTTATCCATTAGCGGATAAGGCTCTTATAGTGGTGATCACTTCATCGATTGAATGATATTTCCCTCCCGGATGAGATGTACATCACCGTCCCCATATCTCATGCTGAATGCTGCCATTTATAATAACTCACCAGTAGGAAATACTGTATAAATAAAATGTAACTTGGGGGACAAAATTATGCCTGAATTGCCAGAGATGGAAACATATCAAACATTACTGGGGTCATTGATAGGCGGGCTAAAAATTTCAGATGTTGAGATCGGACGCGAAAAGTCTATTAACGTACCAGTTGACACGTTTACTAAGCAAGTTTCAAATCAAGCTATAAAAACGATTACTAGAAGAGCAAAATATTTAATTTTTCAATTACAAGATGGGAAATGTTTATTATTGCACCTGATGCTTGGCGGATGGATGTTTTTTGGCAAAGAGGAAGATAAACCAGACAGGACAATTCAAGTAAAGCTATCATTTGGAGAACAACATTTATATTACATTGGCCTGCGATTGGGCTATCTGCATCTTTTATCACCCGAAGAGGTCCAGGAAGAGTTTAAAAAACTGGGACCTGAAGTACTTGATGCTGATTTTACACTGGATGCCTTTCTTCAAATAATGCAAAAAAGAAAAGGAACAATTAAAACAACATTGATCAATCAAGAAGTGCTAGCTGGAATAGGGAATGGGTATTCTGATGAAATTCTTTGGCATTCAGAGATTCGCCCTGATACAAAAATCAATGATCTTGACGTGCAACAATTAACACGGCTCTATCATTCGATTCAGTTTATCCTTAAAAAAGGAATAGAACAAGGTGGTTATATGGAAAACCCGCTATATAAAGGAGATGGCAAAACAGGAGGCTACCAATTTTATGTTTATGACAGAGAAGGTAAAGAATGTTCTCGTTGCCATGCTTCCATTATAAAAAGTGAAATTTCTTCACGTAAAACGTTCTTTTGTCCCAATTGCCAGCAATAAATGACAGTTTGTAAGGGTATAAATTTTAGATCGATTACACTACACACAAAGATTGCACTTGCAAAATTAGAGAGTCTTATTGCGGATAAGGCTCTTTTAGTAGTTTGTTTTATTTCCATCTTTTGGTGTGTTATATTGGTATGAGGTTTTGGAAGCGCTTAAGGGAACGGCTAACTTTAAAGGAAGTGAAATAAATTGGACAGTATAATTTTTGATTTAGATGGAACCATCTGGGACCCAATAGACACAGTACTTTGTGCTTGGAACAACGTGATAAGAAAAAATAAACTCATAGATAGTGAATTAACCCGGAAAGATTTTGAAGGTACGATGGGATTACAGATGAATGAAATAAGCAGGAAACTCTTTCCCACCTTAAATAATAAAGAACGGCAAAAAATAATAAAAGATTGTTGCGAAGTAGAACAATCTATCTTAGAAAAAAACGGAGGGGTTCTTTATCACAATGTAGAGAGTGTCCTAAAGGAGCTTTCTCAAAAATACAAACTATACATCGTGAGTAACTGCCAAGATGGTTACATAGAAGCTTTTTATAAGTTCCATAGGCTTGATAAGTATTTTTTAGACTTTGAAAACCCAGGTAGAACTGGTCTGTCAAAAGGTGAAAATATTAACTTAATTATTGATAGAAATAACTTATCAAATCCAGTTTATGTGGGCGACACACAAGGTGATTTTGAAGCAGCTAGATTTGCTAATATTCCCTTTATTTATGCTGAATATGGATTTGGCCATGTAAGTCAATATGATATGAAAGTTAATAGTTTTGAAGAACTTTTAAGAGTAATCTAGAGGAGGATTAACAAGTTTTCAAAGGTGAAACTTATCTGAATTTGTACATAAAGGAAGTTTTAATAAAATCATTCAAACTACAAAGCTCGTCCATATTGATACTGGGGATGATCAAAAGGTCATACGGCTGATAAAATTGCTGAATGTTCATCAAGCACACTCGTGAATTGTGTTTTATAAGAATGATTAAATCCTGTAATGACGGAAGTGAGGGTTTTTATATATGAGAGTAATTGGAATTGATTTATCAGGACCAAGAAATCATAAGGATACAGTTTTCACTATTTTTGAACAAGATGGGAACCAGCTGAAATTTGTTAAGTGGGCAAATAATTTAAGTGATCAGGATATATTGAAAGAGGTTTTTGAGCAAAGCCAATTAGATGAGGTTGTTATCGGAATTGATGCACCATTATCTTATGAAGACGGTGGAGGAGATAGAAAAGGCGACCGGGAACTAAGAAAGTTTATTGTGGATTTAGGGATGAGATCAGGTTCAATCATGCCTCCAACCTTAAATAGAATGGTGTATTTAACATTAAGAGGAATAAAGCTTAGTAGAGAAATAGAAAATTTAAACGCCGGGTATCCAATTTCTTTAGTGGAAGTCCATCCAGGGGCCATAATTGGATCGAGACTGTCCAAACAAAATATTGAATATGTGTTGGCTTACAAACAAGATCGATCAGCTAGAAGCTATATACGAAATTGGCTTGCGGAGCAGGGGCTTTTACAATTACCTATTGAAATGGAAGACGAAAGCCATTCGATCGATGCGTGTGCAGCTGCATTAGGTGCATGGCATTGGAAGGATCCTTCGTATAGTGCAAAGTGGATATTCCCGGCTTGTCATCCGCTACATCCTTATGACTATTGCTGTTAAATTCAGCAGTAGTTGGCAGTAAGTATAGAGAAACATTCCAAATATTCTATTGATGTTATTGTCATGGTGAAATTGAGGAGGTAAGTCTATGGATGTTACACATATTGTTGAAAGAATTAATGATCTGTTCCATATAACAAATATGGAAATCTATTCAAGAGAATCTGGGCTTACATACCATGCAGATAAAAAAGTTAAAAAATTAGGGTACTGTGTGAACCTAACGCTTGAAACGATAGAGGAAGCAAGAATTCATGGTGTTGATATGATGGTGACACGGCTACGAAGAAAAGGAGATAAATGGTAGGAAAGCAGTGATTGTTAAGAAAGATACTGGAAACAAAAATGTAATGTTTGATAGACAGGTCTTTCTCTTAGAAAGTTACATTGGAGCCGATGTGAGTGATGAACAAATGATGAAAGTCATAGAGAACATTTCACTCGAACCAACATCAGAAAAAAATTCATCCTATACACTGGATTATGATGTAGCCCATTTCAGCAAAGGGGATAAACCAACAGAATCGAGAGTTATTCCTTTGAAAAAAGACAGCAAACAACTATTTAGGGTAGGTCAAACGGTTCCTGTAACCGTAGAACAAGGGGTTACTGAAACTGAAGGTAAACTCGAATATGTTATAGAAAAAGTTGAAGTCTTTGATTCAATTAAGGATTTAAAACAAGAGAACTTCAATGAATCAGAGTTAGAAATTCTGAGCGAGAATAAGGCCATAGATCAAGCAAAGAAATTATTGCCTTACAAGCGGGATAAAGTTGGAAATGGCAAAGAGTCAATTGACGAATTAATAGAGTCGAAATTGGTCAATCTTAAATTTGTCTACCTGACAACAACAGTGAAAAATACTAGTAAACAGGCAACCGAAGAAATTTATATGCACCCGTCTTTACAAGTACTTCAATCAGAAAAAGATGCATGGAACTATGCTGGGAAAAATGGAATCAACGAAGAAAGTATTATGACCGGCGAAGTCGATTATTTAGAACCTCACGGAAGTGGAAAAGGCTTTTATAATATTGGGATTATCCAACCAGGTGAAACAAAGAAGATTAATTTAGGTTATTTTGTTGATGAGGATAAATTGGATTCAATCTTCCTTGATGCTTTCCATTACAGTGGGTTTGGTAATACTGAAAATATGAATGCGAAAGATCGTTGGTGGATTGATATTCGTCAATAGTAGCAGATACTATACAACAGATTAGAGCCCGTAAACTTAACCAGCATCTCATGTGTTGCCACATACACACTGGACATTGTGAAGCGGTTGCGAAAATTGTGTTAGCATAACTGAGAGCCTTATCCACAAAGGATAAGGCTCTCTTAAATTTGATACATTAGAACCATGCATCCGTGTTTCTAAACACAACAAGAACCTACCGATATCTAGCCTCATCAATAACTTCCTCGCTGTTAAAAAATCGATCTGTGATGTCTTTTTGCTGTTGTAATGCTATTCCGTCTATATGTACCCGATCCATTAGAGCATATCGCTTGGCTGTTGGAATATAGGCATCTGGTCCAACAGAACAGAAGATGGTGAATCTGTAATCCTGTAAAGTTGAAAATTTTTCATCTCCGGGCAAAACGCTGCTTCCGAATGGGAATATAAAAATATTCGTCTGCCCAATTAACGGCTCAACCTCCGCTTTCCATCTGGCAGAGTCAAGCTCCAAAGTTTTGCTGCTGATTTTCCTCTCATTTAGGTGTCGATAACTATTGTTAGCTAGTATTTCTTTATTTGTTATTACTGTCCGCATTTTCGATAGAGGAAGGGGATCATTCATATTTCTGGTTGGTAAACAGCCATTAACAAGGAAAGAAGATAATATTAACAAAACAAGAATTCTTATTTGCATGAAAAAATCCCCCATTTAAAAATCCTCTTTTTATTAATTATTTCTTTTTAGCCAGGCAAATTCCCTTGTTGTAAAAAATATTGAAGAGGGGGGACTTGACTTGTATAAGACAGGAGGAGTCATCGAAGTCAAGGAACGGCAGCCTCCCGATCCTTGTCGGGGCTGACCAAGGCGCTTGCGCTTCTTATTCTGTGAGTGAACAATCTTCCAATATATAAGATTATTGGAACATTGTTTCTGAATCTTAACCTCTTACAAAGCTTCCACCTCCGTTTATGTTCTAAGTCAGATGTGGAATTTCCCCAACGTTTCCGGCTTTTAGATAAATAGTCCAATCCCCTAGAGAGAAATTCCCATAATATATTGTGTTCTCAATAAAAAATAAGGGAGTGAGATTATTGGGAGATAAAGAGAATCACAATAAAGAAAATTCAGCGAGTATTGGCAATTGTTCAAACAGAAACGTAGTACCGGACGTGAATTTTGACGCAAGAATAAGCAAAGTACCCGTAGTCTTAGCTGAGATTGAAGTTAGTACTCCAGTTAAAGCTGATATTACCTTTCCGGAGGATGTACTGGAAATCAAGGATATAAAAAAACGTGTAGTCCTTGTTCAATGTCGTCTTTTGATGCCAACGAATCAGCTATTCATAAAAGGATATGTAGAAAAAAATATCAAATACGCTGCTGCACCAACGGGATGGATTCGTAAGTCTATAGACTCAAATATCCGGTCTCTTACCGTTAAAGTTCCTTTTGAGTGTACCACTCCAATTAAGGAGTTCATTACTCGTCCAGTAGACATTCAATTTAACCGGCGCAGTGAATTTGATTTTTTAATTACCCAACCTTTACCAGAAGGTTTTCCTGAAAAAGATGAACTGCTGACGAGTGATCTTTCGCAATATCATCAAGATAGTACACAACACTATAATGAACTTCCATACTGCGACTTGGTCTCCAGCCGTATTATAGAGTGGGATGAAGCAACAGACCGGGTTCTGTTGCAAGAGGGAGCAATATTCGAAGGAACCTTTAGGAATGTTGTAGAAAAGATGATTGTCAAGTTTACAATCAAGCTTCTTCAGAAACAACAAGTCCCAGTTGGTGGAGGAGCGCCAGGACCAACCGGTCCAACAGGAGCAACAGGACCGACTGGAGCAACAGGACCGACTGGACCAACCGGAGCAACAGGACCGACCGGACCAACCGGACCAACCGGAGCAACCGGACCAACCGGACCAACCGGACCGACCGGACCAACGGGACCAACGGGACCAACGGGACCGACCGGAGCAACCGGAGCAACCGGAGCAACCGGAGCAACAGGACCGACTGGAGCAACCGGAGCAACAGGACCGACTGGAGCAACAGGAGCAACAGGAGCAACAGGAGCAACAGGAGCAACAGGAGCAACGGGAGCAACGGGACCAACAGGGCCGACCGGACCAACCGGAGCAACGGGACCAACCGGAGCAACAGGAGCAACAGGGCCGACCGGACCAACAGGACCAACGGGACCGACGGGACCAACAGGACCGACGGGACCAACCGGACCAACGGGGCCAACAGGACCAACAGGGCCAACAGGACCAACAGGGCCAACCGGACCGACAGGACCAACAGGGCCGACGGGACCAACCGGGCCAACCGGACCAACAGGACCAACCGGACCAACAGGACCAACAGGACCAACCGGACCAACCGGACCAACAGGACCAACGGGACCAACAGGACCAACGGGACCAACCGGACCAACAGGACCGACGGGACCAACCGGACCAACAGGGCCAACGGGACCAACGGGGCCAACAGGACCGACAGGACCAACGGGGCCAACGGGGCCAACCGGACCAACAGGGCCGACGGGGCCAACCGGACCGACGGGACCAACAGGGCCAACCGGACCGACAGGACCGACAGGACCAACAGGGCCAACCGGACCGACAGGACCAACAGGGCCAACCGGACCAACAGGACCAACCGGACCAACAGGACCAACCGGACCAACAGG contains the following coding sequences:
- the mutM gene encoding bifunctional DNA-formamidopyrimidine glycosylase/DNA-(apurinic or apyrimidinic site) lyase: MPELPEMETYQTLLGSLIGGLKISDVEIGREKSINVPVDTFTKQVSNQAIKTITRRAKYLIFQLQDGKCLLLHLMLGGWMFFGKEEDKPDRTIQVKLSFGEQHLYYIGLRLGYLHLLSPEEVQEEFKKLGPEVLDADFTLDAFLQIMQKRKGTIKTTLINQEVLAGIGNGYSDEILWHSEIRPDTKINDLDVQQLTRLYHSIQFILKKGIEQGGYMENPLYKGDGKTGGYQFYVYDREGKECSRCHASIIKSEISSRKTFFCPNCQQ
- a CDS encoding HAD family hydrolase yields the protein MDSIIFDLDGTIWDPIDTVLCAWNNVIRKNKLIDSELTRKDFEGTMGLQMNEISRKLFPTLNNKERQKIIKDCCEVEQSILEKNGGVLYHNVESVLKELSQKYKLYIVSNCQDGYIEAFYKFHRLDKYFLDFENPGRTGLSKGENINLIIDRNNLSNPVYVGDTQGDFEAARFANIPFIYAEYGFGHVSQYDMKVNSFEELLRVI
- a CDS encoding DUF429 domain-containing protein, with amino-acid sequence MRVIGIDLSGPRNHKDTVFTIFEQDGNQLKFVKWANNLSDQDILKEVFEQSQLDEVVIGIDAPLSYEDGGGDRKGDRELRKFIVDLGMRSGSIMPPTLNRMVYLTLRGIKLSREIENLNAGYPISLVEVHPGAIIGSRLSKQNIEYVLAYKQDRSARSYIRNWLAEQGLLQLPIEMEDESHSIDACAAALGAWHWKDPSYSAKWIFPACHPLHPYDYCC
- a CDS encoding Nif3-like dinuclear metal center hexameric protein codes for the protein MDVTHIVERINDLFHITNMEIYSRESGLTYHADKKVKKLGYCVNLTLETIEEARIHGVDMMVTRLRRKGDKW
- a CDS encoding CsxC family protein yields the protein MGDKENHNKENSASIGNCSNRNVVPDVNFDARISKVPVVLAEIEVSTPVKADITFPEDVLEIKDIKKRVVLVQCRLLMPTNQLFIKGYVEKNIKYAAAPTGWIRKSIDSNIRSLTVKVPFECTTPIKEFITRPVDIQFNRRSEFDFLITQPLPEGFPEKDELLTSDLSQYHQDSTQHYNELPYCDLVSSRIIEWDEATDRVLLQEGAIFEGTFRNVVEKMIVKFTIKLLQKQQVPVGGGAPGPTGPTGATGPTGATGPTGPTGATGPTGPTGPTGATGPTGPTGPTGPTGPTGPTGPTGATGATGATGATGPTGATGATGPTGATGATGATGATGATGATGATGPTGPTGPTGATGPTGATGATGPTGPTGPTGPTGPTGPTGPTGPTGPTGPTGPTGPTGPTGPTGPTGPTGPTGPTGPTGPTGPTGPTGPTGPTGPTGPTGPTGPTGPTGPTGPTGPTGPTGPTGPTGPTGPTGPTGPTGPTGPTGPTGPTGPTGPTGPTGPTGPTGPTGPTGPTGPTGPTGPTGPTGPTGPTGPTGPTGPTGPTGPTGPTGPTGPTGPTGPTGPTGPIGPTGPTGICECDELECTCTEQIRNVLLQIAGATGSVNVQINTENGGTVTGSITNVSQVGEGIVTLNDGTIISICKIAWIRTPNTNFETLGIVPLVLPEPPEVSCEDDCEQEIRNALMIGTVYNISAGGNATGNRRINFKAVGIVFIGQQTGSNITTDTAVSTCDIEFADPQ